The Dyella caseinilytica genome has a window encoding:
- the lepB gene encoding signal peptidase I, with protein sequence MDFDFSAILLALTVVFGVVWGLDRLLFYKKRKARFDEAREEYRDPMPVDWARSLFPVIFVVLLLRSFVAEPFRIPSGSMMPTLDVGDFILVNKFAYGLRLPAFNNKVVSLGEPKRGDVVVFRFPGYLCRDENGNTIRSGDMTCADPHAPVASQNWIKRVVGVPGDTIEVQDSRIVINGKPVVDTQIGPFKGNPSRAEDNYLLYNNASIWSEQLGTVNHLIARMPSLQTPPIPNSRVPSVVPDNCYIVMGDDRENSEDSRWWGCMPEQNLVGKAFMIWFSWKGLHTGAVDFHRIGNVIH encoded by the coding sequence ATGGATTTTGATTTTTCGGCCATTTTGCTCGCACTCACCGTGGTATTCGGGGTGGTGTGGGGTCTTGATCGCCTGCTTTTCTACAAGAAGCGCAAGGCCCGCTTTGACGAGGCGCGGGAGGAGTACCGTGATCCGATGCCCGTGGACTGGGCGCGATCGCTGTTTCCAGTGATTTTTGTGGTGCTGCTGCTGCGCTCCTTCGTTGCCGAACCGTTCCGCATCCCGTCGGGTTCGATGATGCCCACGCTAGATGTGGGCGATTTCATCCTGGTCAACAAGTTCGCCTATGGTCTGCGCCTGCCGGCCTTCAACAACAAGGTCGTCAGCCTCGGCGAGCCCAAGCGCGGTGACGTGGTGGTATTTCGCTTCCCCGGATACCTCTGCCGAGATGAAAACGGCAACACCATCCGCAGCGGCGACATGACCTGCGCCGATCCCCATGCCCCCGTGGCTAGCCAGAACTGGATCAAGCGCGTGGTCGGCGTGCCCGGCGATACCATCGAAGTCCAGGACAGCCGCATCGTCATCAACGGCAAGCCGGTGGTCGATACCCAGATCGGTCCGTTCAAGGGCAATCCCAGCCGCGCCGAAGACAATTACCTGCTCTACAACAACGCAAGCATCTGGAGCGAGCAGCTCGGTACGGTCAACCATTTGATTGCCCGCATGCCATCGCTGCAGACGCCGCCGATCCCGAATTCACGGGTTCCCTCGGTCGTGCCGGACAACTGTTACATCGTGATGGGCGACGATCGCGAAAACAGCGAAGACAGCCGCTGGTGGGGTTGTATGCCGGAGCAGAACCTGGTCGGCAAGGCATTCATGATCTGGTTCAGCTGGAAGGGCCTGCATACCGGTGCCGTGGATTTCCATCGTATTGGCAACGTGATCCATTGA
- a CDS encoding sigma-E factor negative regulatory protein gives MSEANMETLSAAMDGELSKDELRFLLRRLDRDASLIDAWASYHVAGDGLRRELPIMASAGFAARVMEVIEGEQATIQVAPKRREWLRLSVGGAIAASVAVTALMVSQPTAPDAKHAVSTASVSSQAQPAGQSLASANPTRANNDVLAAVPPSLSAYSASGLSQRASVTLGDPSDNPLFQQYPASQRYSVNGYRALNNRDGSYLLLIDTPQAKSAVQNPAYQVGAGR, from the coding sequence ATGAGTGAAGCGAACATGGAAACCCTTTCTGCGGCGATGGACGGTGAATTGTCCAAGGATGAGCTGCGCTTTCTACTGCGCCGCCTGGACCGCGATGCCTCGCTGATTGACGCCTGGGCCAGCTATCACGTGGCCGGTGACGGGTTGCGCCGCGAGCTGCCGATCATGGCCAGTGCCGGTTTCGCGGCGCGCGTCATGGAAGTCATTGAAGGCGAGCAGGCGACTATCCAGGTCGCGCCCAAGCGCCGGGAGTGGCTGCGCCTTTCCGTGGGTGGTGCCATTGCTGCCAGTGTGGCGGTAACCGCGCTGATGGTTTCGCAACCGACGGCGCCTGATGCCAAGCACGCAGTGTCCACCGCCAGTGTATCGTCGCAAGCTCAGCCCGCCGGCCAATCGCTGGCTTCGGCCAACCCCACGCGCGCTAACAATGACGTGCTGGCAGCGGTACCCCCTTCGTTGAGTGCGTATTCGGCCTCCGGATTGAGCCAGCGTGCTTCCGTGACCCTGGGTGATCCCTCCGACAACCCGTTGTTTCAGCAATACCCGGCCAGTCAGCGTTACTCCGTCAACGGCTATCGGGCGCTGAATAATCGTGATGGCAGCTATCTGCTGCTGATCGACACGCCGCAGGCCAAGTCTGCGGTACAGAACCCGGCCTACCAGGTGGGTGCCGGGCGTTAA
- a CDS encoding 3-hydroxyacyl-CoA dehydrogenase NAD-binding domain-containing protein — translation MFEGLRFNHWKTSLDDSGIVTLTLDRANSNVNAISREVLDELGQIVERLAIEKPAGVIIHSAKPNGFAVGADIKEFVEYAKHGTVLENIENGQRVYEALARLPCPTVAAVHGACMGGGTELILACRQRIAADDDKTRIGLPEVMLGIHPGWGGSARLPRLIGAPEALPVMLTGKALSARRAKNLGVVDRLARLDELLPEARALLRNPHVRPFAQRATAWATNTWLARQILAPMVIKQTAAKVRKEHYPAPFALIDVWKRGGSSIQQRLKLEARSVAKLADTPTAHNLIRIFFLQERLKRQGSGVDAQIKHVHVVGAGVMGGDIAAWAALKGFDVTLQDREMKYIQPALDRARALYEKKLKTPEKVEAASRRLRPDVEGAGVAKADLAIEAIFENAQAKEALYATIEPQFQNNEILASNTSSIPLDELRKELKAPQRFLGLHFFNPVAQMPLVEVVRHDQLDPVIEKRALAFCKAIGKLPVAVKGTPGFLVNRILMPYLLEALRLYNEGVPGPVLDKQAKSFGMPMGPIELADTVGLDVCASVGKELAPFLGLELPPGLEDKLEAGKRGKKDGQGLYTWQDGKPQKPDVDPDYTPPPDLQERMVLSMVNEAVACLGDGVVDDADLLDAGVIFGTGFAPFRGGPIQYVRSEGVDTIRQKLEALAKRYGERFTPKNGWDHPALKQSGFEFPSGS, via the coding sequence ATGTTCGAAGGATTGCGTTTCAATCACTGGAAAACGAGCCTGGATGACAGCGGCATCGTGACGCTCACCCTGGATCGCGCCAACAGCAACGTCAACGCGATTTCCCGCGAAGTGCTTGATGAGCTTGGCCAGATTGTCGAACGCCTGGCGATCGAAAAGCCCGCCGGTGTGATCATTCACTCGGCCAAGCCGAATGGGTTCGCTGTCGGCGCCGACATCAAAGAATTCGTCGAGTACGCCAAGCACGGCACCGTGCTGGAAAACATCGAGAATGGCCAACGGGTGTACGAGGCGCTGGCGCGACTGCCCTGCCCGACCGTCGCGGCCGTGCACGGCGCCTGCATGGGGGGCGGCACAGAGCTGATCCTGGCTTGCCGCCAGCGTATTGCCGCCGATGATGACAAGACACGTATTGGCCTGCCTGAAGTGATGCTGGGCATTCATCCTGGCTGGGGTGGATCGGCCCGCCTGCCGCGCCTGATCGGTGCCCCCGAAGCCCTGCCGGTGATGTTGACTGGCAAGGCTCTTTCGGCCCGCCGCGCCAAGAACCTGGGTGTGGTCGACCGTTTGGCCCGTCTGGACGAGCTTCTGCCCGAAGCGCGTGCGCTGCTGCGCAACCCGCATGTGCGGCCATTTGCACAACGGGCGACTGCATGGGCCACCAACACCTGGCTGGCACGGCAGATCCTTGCCCCCATGGTCATCAAACAGACTGCTGCCAAAGTGCGCAAAGAACACTACCCCGCCCCTTTCGCGTTAATCGATGTATGGAAACGCGGCGGCAGCAGCATCCAGCAGCGACTGAAGCTGGAAGCGCGTTCGGTAGCCAAACTTGCCGACACACCCACTGCGCATAACCTGATTCGCATCTTCTTCTTGCAAGAGCGTCTCAAGAGGCAGGGTAGCGGCGTCGACGCCCAGATCAAGCACGTGCATGTGGTCGGCGCCGGCGTGATGGGCGGTGATATTGCTGCGTGGGCGGCGCTCAAGGGCTTCGACGTTACACTGCAGGATCGCGAGATGAAGTACATCCAGCCTGCACTGGATCGCGCCCGCGCGCTCTACGAGAAAAAGCTCAAGACTCCCGAAAAAGTGGAAGCCGCCAGTCGCCGCCTGCGTCCCGATGTCGAGGGTGCAGGTGTTGCCAAAGCTGATCTTGCGATCGAAGCGATCTTCGAGAATGCGCAGGCCAAGGAAGCGCTGTACGCCACCATTGAGCCGCAATTCCAGAACAATGAAATCCTGGCCAGCAACACCTCTTCGATTCCGCTCGACGAGTTACGCAAGGAGCTGAAAGCGCCGCAGCGTTTCCTTGGCCTGCATTTCTTCAATCCAGTGGCGCAGATGCCGCTGGTGGAAGTGGTTCGTCATGATCAACTCGATCCGGTCATCGAGAAACGCGCGCTGGCATTCTGCAAGGCGATCGGCAAATTGCCGGTGGCCGTCAAAGGCACGCCAGGCTTCCTGGTCAACCGCATCCTGATGCCTTATCTGCTCGAAGCGCTGCGCCTTTATAACGAAGGTGTACCAGGCCCCGTGCTGGACAAGCAGGCGAAGAGCTTCGGCATGCCGATGGGGCCGATCGAACTGGCCGACACCGTCGGTCTGGATGTTTGCGCTTCAGTCGGCAAAGAACTGGCGCCGTTCCTTGGACTGGAACTTCCACCGGGACTCGAAGACAAGCTCGAAGCAGGCAAGCGCGGCAAGAAAGATGGCCAGGGTCTTTACACTTGGCAGGATGGCAAGCCGCAGAAACCCGACGTCGATCCGGACTACACGCCACCGCCGGATCTGCAAGAGCGCATGGTTCTGTCGATGGTGAACGAGGCTGTCGCCTGTCTCGGCGATGGCGTTGTGGATGATGCCGACTTGCTGGATGCCGGCGTGATCTTTGGCACCGGCTTTGCGCCGTTCCGCGGTGGCCCGATCCAGTACGTACGCAGCGAGGGCGTGGACACCATTCGCCAGAAGCTCGAAGCATTGGCCAAGCGCTACGGCGAACGCTTCACACCCAAGAACGGCTGGGATCATCCAGCCCTGAAGCAGAGCGGTTTCGAATTCCCCTCCGGCAGTTGA
- a CDS encoding DUF2058 domain-containing protein, producing MVDSLRDQLLKSGIVKQLKDEKRQQQPAQRPSPSHGKGKPQHKPNRPARSQEEMDLAKAYAMRAQTEATERKRAEQEAAEQARIKRERKAKVQQLLQGNMLNKADADQARHFEYGGKIRRMYVDAAQLADLNAGKLGIVQNGGRYVLVTLAVAEQIRQIDPHLLALLIDPSTGGIGDDGVPDDLMW from the coding sequence ATGGTCGATTCACTGCGAGATCAGCTGCTCAAGAGCGGCATCGTCAAACAGCTCAAGGACGAAAAGCGTCAGCAACAGCCCGCGCAACGTCCCAGCCCATCACATGGCAAGGGCAAGCCGCAGCACAAGCCCAACAGGCCGGCGCGCAGCCAGGAAGAGATGGACCTGGCCAAGGCGTACGCGATGCGTGCCCAGACAGAAGCCACTGAACGCAAGCGTGCCGAACAGGAGGCTGCCGAGCAGGCGCGTATCAAGCGCGAACGCAAGGCCAAGGTGCAGCAGCTTCTTCAGGGCAACATGCTCAATAAGGCCGATGCTGATCAGGCACGCCACTTCGAATACGGCGGCAAGATTCGCCGTATGTATGTGGATGCGGCCCAACTGGCTGATCTCAATGCCGGTAAATTGGGCATCGTGCAGAACGGTGGCCGTTATGTGCTTGTCACGCTGGCGGTTGCTGAACAGATTCGCCAGATCGATCCACATCTACTGGCACTGCTGATCGATCCGTCCACCGGTGGCATCGGCGATGACGGCGTGCCTGACGACCTGATGTGGTGA
- a CDS encoding DegQ family serine endoprotease, whose protein sequence is MSYPRLVSSRLFSGLMCCAMAMGLAGPGMAWAQTVPAATALPDFTGIVQKNAPAVVQVEAKYTGHRPKGAGGGMPMQGMDPGQAEIFRRFFGMPMMPSPEDQARTSLGSGFILSSDGYIITNNHVVDGADTVTVRLQDRRTLTAKVVGTDATYDIALLKVDAGGNLPAVTIGDSRLLKPGQWVLAIGSPFGFDYTVTQGIVSAVGRNLGSQDQPATSFIQTDVPINRGNSGGPLFNLQGQVVGVNSQIYSSSGGYQGVAFSIPIDLAMNVVDQLKAKGYVTRGELGVMIKPVDDDVVKALKLDRAQGAIVVSVSPNSAAQKAGLQAGDIILAYNGHTIDQGADLPPLVSMTKPGDTVPVQILRNGQTKTLNATIGTMPRDKNALASAEASAPSKGADALGLTVQSVDQSTRSQLGLQAGEGVAIANVTGPVAAQAGLQPGDVILMVNQKKVGSVDAFRAATAGVKPGDTVLLLVRRGDQSNFIALTVADAKDE, encoded by the coding sequence ATGAGTTATCCCCGTCTCGTCAGCAGCCGTCTTTTCAGCGGTCTGATGTGCTGTGCCATGGCGATGGGCCTTGCAGGCCCGGGCATGGCATGGGCGCAAACGGTCCCGGCTGCCACGGCCTTGCCCGATTTCACTGGCATCGTGCAGAAGAATGCCCCGGCCGTTGTGCAGGTGGAGGCCAAGTACACCGGCCACCGCCCCAAAGGTGCGGGCGGCGGCATGCCGATGCAAGGTATGGATCCAGGACAGGCTGAAATCTTCCGGCGCTTCTTCGGCATGCCCATGATGCCGTCGCCCGAAGACCAGGCTCGCACCTCGCTCGGCTCAGGATTCATCCTTTCCAGCGATGGTTACATCATCACCAATAACCATGTGGTGGATGGCGCTGATACGGTGACGGTCCGCTTGCAGGATCGTCGCACGTTGACCGCCAAGGTGGTTGGCACCGATGCCACCTATGACATTGCCCTGCTGAAGGTTGATGCTGGTGGCAATCTGCCGGCGGTAACGATCGGCGATTCGCGGTTGCTCAAGCCGGGGCAGTGGGTGTTGGCCATCGGCTCGCCGTTTGGTTTTGACTACACGGTGACACAGGGCATCGTCAGCGCCGTGGGGCGTAACTTGGGCAGCCAGGATCAGCCTGCGACCTCCTTCATTCAGACCGACGTGCCGATCAATCGCGGTAATTCCGGCGGTCCCCTGTTCAACCTGCAAGGCCAAGTGGTCGGCGTCAACTCGCAGATCTATTCGAGTTCCGGCGGCTACCAAGGTGTGGCTTTCTCGATTCCGATCGACTTGGCGATGAACGTCGTCGATCAGCTCAAGGCCAAGGGATATGTCACACGCGGCGAACTGGGCGTGATGATCAAGCCGGTCGATGACGATGTCGTCAAAGCCCTCAAGCTGGATCGTGCACAGGGTGCGATTGTGGTCAGTGTGTCGCCGAACAGTGCGGCGCAGAAGGCCGGGCTGCAGGCGGGTGACATCATCCTTGCTTATAACGGACATACCATCGATCAGGGCGCTGACCTGCCTCCGCTGGTATCGATGACCAAGCCTGGTGATACGGTGCCCGTGCAGATCCTGCGCAATGGCCAGACCAAGACCCTCAACGCCACCATTGGCACCATGCCGCGTGACAAGAATGCTCTTGCCAGTGCGGAAGCCAGTGCTCCGAGCAAGGGTGCCGATGCGTTGGGCTTGACCGTGCAGAGCGTAGATCAGTCCACCCGAAGCCAACTTGGCCTGCAAGCCGGCGAGGGTGTGGCGATCGCCAATGTCACCGGACCGGTGGCCGCCCAGGCTGGTTTGCAGCCGGGTGACGTGATCCTGATGGTGAATCAGAAAAAGGTCGGTAGCGTTGACGCATTCCGTGCCGCTACGGCCGGCGTGAAGCCAGGAGATACGGTTCTCCTGCTGGTACGCCGTGGTGACCAGAGCAATTTCATTGCCCTGACGGTTGCCGACGCCAAGGACGAGTGA
- the rpoE gene encoding RNA polymerase sigma factor RpoE → MGDNELDSALVERVQNGDKRAFDLLVRKYQHKVLGLISRYVHNHAECEDVAQEAFVRAWRAIGSFRGESAFYTWMYKIAVNTAKNHLVAMGRRPPTDDISVEDAVFVPGADRMQESATPERELMRQEIEQTVFATVQALPEELRTAITLREVEGLSYEEIAESMGCPIGTVRSRIFRAREAIDEKLRPLLSDREDRTS, encoded by the coding sequence ATGGGCGATAACGAACTCGACAGTGCGCTGGTTGAGCGTGTTCAAAATGGGGACAAGCGTGCTTTCGATCTGCTCGTGCGCAAGTACCAGCATAAGGTCTTAGGCCTGATCTCCCGTTATGTGCACAACCACGCCGAATGTGAAGATGTAGCCCAGGAGGCGTTCGTGCGGGCGTGGCGAGCGATTGGCTCGTTCCGCGGCGAGAGTGCTTTCTATACTTGGATGTACAAGATTGCCGTCAACACCGCCAAGAACCACCTGGTGGCGATGGGGCGGCGTCCGCCCACGGACGATATTTCGGTGGAAGATGCGGTTTTTGTACCCGGCGCAGATCGCATGCAGGAGAGCGCCACCCCTGAACGCGAATTAATGCGCCAAGAAATTGAACAAACGGTGTTTGCCACTGTCCAAGCTTTGCCCGAGGAGCTGCGGACGGCCATCACCCTGCGTGAAGTGGAAGGCCTCAGCTATGAAGAGATCGCCGAATCCATGGGCTGCCCTATTGGTACGGTGCGTTCACGCATCTTCCGGGCACGTGAGGCGATTGATGAAAAGCTGCGGCCCTTACTTTCAGACCGCGAGGATCGGACGTCATGA
- a CDS encoding putative bifunctional diguanylate cyclase/phosphodiesterase, with amino-acid sequence MASQRELRRELFDVLDREGHPTIYSARDTTHAAILLEGRASLALIVVAFEGDGRSSLTLCEQLRLLPPCSEAPIIAVLVDEATIKPAQLPTVVAGWLYASQVGTELIPRWQQLSNGKPAAVAEKLASVVSSPRPSTPLPSTGGDYRFVFEDGDGDWLIVDPVAERVVEASPAYMRHSGLANSVLTSQPLREVLSFENSTMEKAFSDADRRWLACQRKSIRGHDTGEASVRRVRHGGRDLIALQFRSDRAGVRPAVALTLLARLFSGGHDDAGVTETAQLLLDEMGLDYLTVWSARPEENSVPVQIVQRWRGEDKVLPGPQLQSSLRLVLGGRTLMHPHDAKRLADVDPLIGQLDLRGFVGLPLLDERHSVLGALLAGSRSPFGAHEIVEPVLRCAAAHFAHMLELRRTREQGRAEGLLDALTGLPNRLLFNDRLDTIIREATRTGETFAVLFVDLDRFKFINDTLGHAVGDQVLVAVTQRLRSSVRASDTVARYAGDEFTIVLRHIVKTDDVLRVAEKIVQLMDVPLHLDDGPELQVTASIGVSFFPEDAPDAETLLKHADEAMYAAKSMGRNNYRVYDVSPAQEQQNAALKARLRHAEANGELRVFYQPQIHAGTEDIVGMEALLRWEHPDLGNIGPGFFIPLAEETGLIVSIGEWVLRTACKQAKAWEDRFGLRLRLGVNLSAVQLMQPDLSEVVATVLEETGLDPGLLEMEVTESISIKAAPNLMENMQKLHKMGCHIAIDDFGTGAASLDYLRKLPADRIKIDQSFVRNIGVDPDDEAIVRATIEMAHRLKRGVVAEGVEIEQHLQFLRANHCDELQGYLFCRPIPHGSFERLLTERERLLSGALEKLPA; translated from the coding sequence GTGGCATCGCAGCGCGAGTTGCGGCGCGAATTGTTCGACGTGCTCGATCGCGAGGGACATCCCACCATCTATTCCGCACGCGACACCACCCACGCAGCCATCTTGCTGGAAGGGCGCGCATCGCTGGCGTTGATCGTGGTGGCGTTCGAAGGCGATGGCCGCTCCAGCCTTACCTTGTGCGAGCAGCTCAGGTTGCTGCCTCCTTGCAGCGAAGCGCCGATCATCGCGGTGCTGGTGGATGAGGCGACGATCAAACCGGCCCAGTTGCCGACCGTGGTGGCCGGATGGCTATACGCCTCTCAGGTCGGGACAGAGCTGATTCCCCGTTGGCAGCAGTTGAGCAACGGCAAGCCGGCGGCAGTCGCTGAAAAGCTGGCGAGTGTTGTTTCATCACCTCGGCCTTCAACGCCGTTGCCGTCAACGGGTGGTGATTACCGCTTTGTGTTCGAGGATGGCGACGGCGATTGGCTGATTGTCGATCCAGTAGCTGAGCGTGTAGTGGAGGCCAGCCCGGCATACATGCGTCATAGCGGCTTGGCCAATAGCGTCCTGACCAGCCAGCCCTTGCGTGAAGTGCTGTCGTTTGAAAACAGCACCATGGAAAAAGCATTCAGCGATGCGGATCGCCGCTGGCTGGCTTGCCAGCGCAAATCGATCCGTGGACATGACACTGGCGAGGCCAGTGTGCGCCGCGTACGCCACGGCGGTCGCGACTTGATCGCGCTGCAATTTCGCAGCGATCGTGCGGGCGTGCGTCCAGCGGTTGCCCTGACGCTGTTGGCGCGCCTGTTCAGCGGCGGGCACGATGATGCTGGCGTCACCGAAACGGCCCAGTTGTTGCTGGATGAGATGGGCCTGGATTATCTGACCGTATGGTCGGCGCGGCCTGAAGAGAACAGCGTGCCGGTGCAGATCGTGCAGCGCTGGCGCGGGGAAGATAAGGTGCTGCCGGGCCCGCAATTGCAGAGTTCGTTGCGACTGGTACTCGGCGGCCGTACGCTGATGCATCCGCACGATGCCAAGCGCCTGGCCGATGTTGACCCATTGATCGGCCAACTCGATTTGCGCGGATTTGTCGGTTTACCGTTGCTGGACGAACGACATAGCGTGCTCGGTGCCCTGCTGGCCGGCAGCCGCAGTCCGTTTGGCGCGCATGAAATCGTGGAACCCGTGTTGCGATGTGCCGCGGCCCATTTCGCGCACATGCTGGAGCTGCGCCGTACACGTGAGCAGGGGCGTGCGGAAGGCTTGCTGGATGCGCTGACTGGGCTGCCCAACCGCCTGCTGTTCAATGACCGCCTCGACACCATCATTCGCGAAGCGACACGCACCGGCGAAACGTTTGCAGTGCTGTTCGTCGATCTGGACCGTTTCAAGTTCATCAACGACACGCTTGGTCATGCGGTAGGTGATCAGGTGCTGGTGGCGGTAACACAACGCCTGCGTAGCAGCGTGCGCGCGTCCGATACGGTGGCGCGCTATGCCGGTGACGAATTCACCATCGTGCTGCGGCATATCGTGAAAACAGACGATGTGCTGCGCGTTGCCGAAAAAATCGTGCAACTGATGGATGTGCCGTTGCATCTGGATGACGGTCCCGAATTGCAAGTCACAGCATCTATTGGCGTCAGCTTTTTCCCGGAAGATGCGCCGGATGCCGAAACCCTGCTCAAGCACGCTGACGAGGCGATGTATGCGGCCAAGAGCATGGGACGCAACAACTATCGGGTGTACGACGTCAGCCCAGCGCAGGAGCAGCAGAATGCCGCGCTGAAGGCGCGGCTTCGCCACGCCGAAGCGAATGGTGAATTGCGCGTGTTCTACCAGCCGCAGATTCATGCGGGTACCGAAGATATTGTCGGTATGGAAGCCTTGTTGCGGTGGGAGCATCCGGATCTGGGCAACATCGGTCCCGGGTTCTTCATTCCGCTGGCCGAGGAGACTGGGTTAATCGTTTCCATCGGCGAGTGGGTGTTGCGTACTGCTTGCAAGCAAGCCAAGGCTTGGGAGGACCGTTTCGGTCTTCGCCTCCGGCTTGGCGTCAATCTCTCGGCAGTGCAGCTGATGCAGCCGGATCTCTCTGAAGTGGTTGCTACCGTGCTGGAGGAGACCGGGCTCGATCCGGGCCTGCTGGAAATGGAAGTCACCGAAAGCATCAGCATCAAGGCGGCGCCCAATCTGATGGAGAACATGCAGAAGCTGCACAAGATGGGCTGCCATATTGCGATCGACGATTTCGGCACCGGCGCAGCCTCGCTGGATTACCTGCGCAAGCTGCCCGCCGATCGCATCAAGATCGACCAGAGCTTCGTGCGCAATATAGGTGTCGATCCGGATGACGAGGCGATCGTGCGGGCGACCATCGAAATGGCCCACCGGCTGAAGCGCGGGGTGGTGGCCGAGGGCGTGGAGATCGAACAGCACCTGCAGTTCCTGCGCGCCAATCATTGCGATGAGCTGCAGGGCTATCTGTTCTGCCGGCCCATCCCGCATGGCAGCTTCGAGCGTCTGTTGACCGAGCGGGAGCGTCTGCTATCCGGCGCCCTGGAAAAATTGCCGGCTTGA
- the lepA gene encoding translation elongation factor 4, protein MELIRNFSIIAHIDHGKSTLADRIIQICGGLAEREMEAQVLDSNPIERERGITIKAQSVSLPYKARNGKTYQLNFIDTPGHVDFSYEVSRSLAACEGALLVVDAAQGVEAQSVANCYTAVEQGLEVVPVLNKIDLPTADPDKVKGEIEAVIGIDATDAVAVSAKTGQNVIEVLEAIVARIPPPKPRDTDRLQALIIDSWFDNYLGVVSLVRVMQGEIKPGDKLLVMSTGRAHEVSEVGVFTPKRKKLDKLSAGEVGWITAAIKDVHGAPVGDTLTQAGKPAPHPLPGFQTMQPRVFAGLFPVSADDYPALREALDKLRLNDAALFFEPESSEAMGFGFRCGFLGMLHMEIVQERLEREYDLNLITTAPTVVYQILKADGSIMQLDNPAQLPPSPQIQEIREPIIVANILTPPDYIGNIITLCEEKRGVQRSIQYLATQVQISYELPLAEVVLDFFDKLKSVSRGYASMDYHLERFDAGPFVRVDVLINGDRVDALSLIVHRSHADRRGRDLVERMKDLIPRQQFDVAIQAAIGAQIIARSTVKALRKNVLAKCYGGDVSRKKKLLEKQKEGKKRMKQVGRVEIPQEAFLAVLKVDK, encoded by the coding sequence ATGGAACTGATCCGCAATTTCTCTATCATCGCCCATATCGATCACGGCAAGTCGACGCTTGCCGACCGCATCATCCAGATTTGCGGCGGATTGGCCGAGCGCGAGATGGAGGCCCAGGTGCTGGACAGCAACCCGATCGAACGCGAACGCGGTATCACCATCAAGGCTCAGTCCGTGTCGCTGCCTTACAAGGCGCGGAACGGCAAGACCTATCAGCTCAATTTCATCGATACGCCCGGCCACGTCGATTTCTCTTATGAGGTGAGCCGGTCACTGGCTGCCTGCGAAGGTGCATTGCTGGTCGTGGATGCGGCGCAAGGCGTTGAAGCACAATCGGTGGCCAACTGCTACACGGCGGTGGAGCAGGGGCTGGAAGTGGTGCCGGTGCTCAACAAGATCGACCTGCCCACCGCCGATCCAGACAAGGTCAAAGGTGAAATCGAAGCCGTAATCGGCATCGATGCCACGGATGCCGTGGCGGTCAGCGCCAAGACCGGGCAGAACGTCATTGAAGTGCTCGAGGCGATCGTTGCGCGCATTCCGCCGCCGAAGCCGCGCGATACCGATCGCCTGCAAGCATTGATCATCGATTCCTGGTTCGACAATTACCTCGGCGTGGTGTCGTTGGTGCGCGTCATGCAGGGCGAAATCAAGCCGGGCGACAAGCTGCTGGTGATGTCGACCGGTCGTGCTCACGAAGTCAGCGAAGTGGGTGTGTTCACGCCCAAGCGCAAGAAACTCGACAAGCTGTCCGCAGGCGAAGTGGGTTGGATCACCGCCGCCATCAAGGACGTGCACGGCGCGCCTGTGGGCGACACGCTGACCCAGGCCGGCAAACCTGCTCCGCATCCGCTTCCCGGCTTCCAGACCATGCAGCCGCGCGTTTTCGCCGGCCTATTCCCCGTTTCTGCCGATGACTATCCGGCGCTGCGCGAAGCGCTGGACAAGTTGCGCCTCAATGACGCTGCCTTGTTTTTCGAGCCTGAAAGCTCGGAAGCGATGGGCTTCGGTTTCCGCTGCGGCTTCCTCGGCATGCTGCACATGGAAATCGTGCAGGAGCGTCTTGAGCGAGAGTACGACCTCAACCTGATTACCACTGCACCAACGGTGGTTTATCAGATCCTCAAGGCCGATGGCTCGATCATGCAGCTGGATAATCCGGCGCAGCTTCCACCGTCGCCGCAGATCCAGGAGATCCGCGAGCCGATCATCGTGGCCAACATCCTCACGCCGCCCGATTACATCGGTAACATCATCACTTTGTGCGAAGAGAAGCGTGGTGTGCAGCGTTCGATCCAATACCTGGCGACCCAGGTGCAGATCAGCTACGAGCTGCCGCTGGCCGAAGTGGTACTGGATTTCTTCGACAAGCTGAAGTCCGTGTCGCGTGGTTACGCGTCAATGGACTATCACCTTGAACGCTTCGATGCCGGTCCGTTCGTGCGGGTGGACGTCCTGATCAATGGCGACCGCGTCGACGCGTTGAGCTTGATCGTGCATCGCAGTCATGCAGATCGCCGCGGGCGTGATTTGGTCGAACGCATGAAGGATCTGATTCCGCGTCAGCAGTTCGACGTGGCGATTCAGGCCGCTATCGGCGCACAGATCATTGCGCGTTCAACCGTGAAAGCGCTGCGCAAGAACGTTCTTGCCAAATGCTATGGCGGTGACGTCAGCCGCAAAAAGAAGCTGCTGGAAAAGCAAAAGGAAGGCAAGAAGCGCATGAAGCAGGTTGGCCGGGTGGAGATTCCACAAGAAGCCTTCCTTGCCGTGCTCAAGGTGGACAAATAG